The DNA sequence ACAATAAAGGCAAGATCCGAGGCCAAAAATTAAACAGTTCCCACTGTATTGCAGGCATCTTTACCACGGGCAATAAGATTATAATTTGGAAAAGCAACATGGACAAGCATCATATATTCATATACATACCAAAATGCTTCATCTATGTCAGGATGGACTGCTACTAGAGCACATATCCAAACATGAAGTTTCTTTGAATGTATTATCCTACCTCAGTTTAGGAAAGGAAATAAAACTATCATGATCAATCTAAATTATTTTGTAAACGAACTATTATAATTATCTATAAAAATATGTGTACACTAAAATATGCATTGAAAAGCTAATTTGTTCAGCTCATCGAGGAGTAAAACATGATAAGCTTTTTTTGAAATCTTGCTCCTTTTCTATTGGTTAGGCAATAAACAATATTTATCCAATGCACCATGTTGCAAGAATTTCATCTTCTAAAAAAACCTGGCACAGCATGATCCCTGAGGAGTGTGATAAGAAACGATTTCATCTCAGGATTGCATGTAGCTCAATTTCAAGTTCTTAAATTTACAGCATGTAAAACAAATGGTGCACACTTTTAGCCCAGGCATAATTTGCAAGCAAAAGTATTCACTATTCAGTAACATATATATTTGTTCAACTGAAATTTGAAGGCTGGCCTATTTTTGTTAACATCCAAAATCACTTTGTGACTAAGTTCCACGGCCATGACTGCGTTCAGCAGCCATATTTGGCTAAATAAAGCATGTGCCTGGCATCACGATCCTAAAAAGAATTGAGACAGATTAATACAAGAAAAAAGGGAGCGGACCTGATGGAGATGCTCGCCGCCAGAGCCCCCACGCGGGGGAGGGGAGGGTGCTCCGCCCGCGCCGCCTCTGCTCAGGGGGCAAGGTCGCCCCAACGACGTCGCGCCGGCCCCGTACCGCCGTTGCAGATTGAGGGGGCGTTCGTCTGTCCACGCCGGAGCCCCGCCGCGCCAGAGGTGCCTCCCTTCCCGAGATCGGCCGTGCCAGGGTCGCTGGCGCCGGGGACGAGGCCGTGGGGAAGGACAAGAGAGGGAGAAGCCAAACCCTAGCCCGCTGCGCCGTGGCCCTGGGATGCCGTCGTACTCCACCATGAGCCGGCGGCACGGATCTGGTCGACACGGCGAGACGCGACGCGAGTGGAGAGGAGGAGGCCGGCCGTCGCTGCTGCGTCGCCCGCGCcgccctggtggggatcgagaacGTGAGGGAGAGACCACCGGATGATGGGGATGAGGGGATGAGAAATTTGGGGAAGAATCTAGAACGAGAGGCACTGTGGAGCTTCTTATAGGGACTTTTTTTTATAtgacttagagcatctccaataacTTGTATTTCAACTTGCTACCCTACAAAATTTGCTAAAAcataaaaatcctcctccaacaactccttatctcaacttgctaaatttcccaagttgTTATCTagaggtttctactgccgagatttgtcaagccaagttgctatcccgagcgcaacttgttggagacacatattcttttaccaaatgagcggtcccatctgtcatcctctatttttaccaagtgagaatagcatAAACCCTTAAAAATCATGTTTCACCatttgtcttattcaaaaattttatgtaaattataaaataaataaatcattagtaCTATCGCTAATGATAAAATAgatcttaacaaaatatataatatttatgtaaaaattttaaataaaacgGATTATTAGACAAGATGTCTGAAATTTTAAAACAACACTTTTTTTGGACAGATAAAGTATGTATCAAACAATAACTAATGTAGTATTTAtttgatattttttattaaatcgTATTCGTCACATCATCTTGCCCCTACATCTAAGATGGTGTCTGAGTCTTCGTCCTTGCCGAATTTGGGCACCGTGTTCCTTTTTTAAAGCATGTGTagtatgtaattttttttgttaaaTATGTGTTATATCAATATCCAAAAATTTAACCAACCAAAATATTTATCTTTAATTGTGAAAATTTCTCTTCGCCTTTAATTTCTGTCTGCTCCTTTTCATTGCGCTGATTGTAAAGAAAATTATAGTCTGTGAACATTGGTGACGAAGAAGGAACTCTAATGGAACAAGAGAGGAACTATGACGATCCGCATGGAAAAGACAAAATTTCCGCCTAGGTGCCATGGACCAAaccaataccataaataatatataattaattgtcttggactctgtgatgagtcttgcattgtgagtgtaaATGATTTTCTTTGTGAGTATGGAGAGGGTATATATACACAAGCATTTAGTATGCAGCCGCTCATGACACTGTAGCTAGGGTCTACGAGGTGGCATGGTGTGGGTCAGTAGACATTTATGCATTATTGGTGACAAGATGGAACAGTGCTACTTGCTCCCTTCGGGAGCTCATGATATTTTGTTAAACCAAACATGTTAAAGTCGTCAAAATATATTAACAactaaaatctttatttattcAAAACAACAATTTTTCCAAAGCAACCCAGACGCGCGTAAGGCGTAcatatatttaataatttgaCAAAAGTTAGTGtgttttattttaatgaaaCATCAAAACTGGTAATTAACTTTGGCATCTGAAAAAAATAGCTATCCTCTAAAAAGATGAAAAAAATAGCAACATGGAAAGCATGCAGACAGTAGTAAAATTTCGATACTAtagcattttatttttatttaagaaatattatccaatcatagactaactaggctcaaaagattcatctcgttatttacaggtaaactgtgtaattagtttatatttttatctatatgtgcttcatgcatgtgccgcaaggttCAGACTGCATTTTCTAATAAACAGAAcctagaatagaatatgaaaaGAACCTAAAATAGAAATAGTTATTAATTAACTGAAACTGGTTTTTGTTTTTGGTTGATAATATCTTGGCACTTGTtctttttgctttttttttctatGCCATGTTTGCAGCGAAACAATTGTGCAAATAGGACGTTACCATGTTGATGCAACTTTGTTTGGAGACTCTTTTCGTCGGAGGCACAGAGTAGGGACATTTGTTATGAATGTTTTTTGTGAAGCACTCAATACCGACTACAAAGCAAACCCAGATTTGAAGCCATCCAAATGTTTCTTAACAAGTGATGTTGTGGTAATATGATTACAATAACTAATCTTATTTTTATCATATTCAACTTGTACATGTATTTTTTTAATTCACAATTTTTACTGCACCTTTCCTTCTTACACATCCTTTTCTATTTACATGGCAGGACAAACTTTGTACACAGACATTTGAAGTTTCAGCATATAATTCATATCTCTCCAGTCGGGTGATTGGTTTTTCCATTAACAAATTCAACATGGTTAGCATGGATCATGTTTCTAGTTTTTTATTCTTACCCATCATAGTCCAGTTCAACACATTTTTTAAATCAATGCCCCAGGTCATGATCCCCGTGTGCAAATTTGAACATTGGTGGTTGATAGTAGCTAACATTAGGGACAATCGATTTGATATCCTTAACTCTTTGGAAATGGATGGTACCACCTCAAAGATGACGAACGAGATAGTGAGAAAACCTTTTTTTCACACATTCATTTGGTTTATTTCAAACataagtttcatatcatttatGTCTTTTTTTAACTATTCAAAGTACTCTTGTTTAtagtctttttattttatccatTTTGTCAGTGTGACAACTTCAGAAAGCTATACCGACACAATTTTGGGAAGGTGTTTGACAAGTTGAGTCTCCCAATTCAAGTACAACCAGCACCGCAACAGAAAACTGGGTATTTTCCATACATCtgccttcttcttttgcttccttTTTCTTTGATAAGTTCTGGAACTAGTAGTGCaaagtttcaaaatattttacaagacagcacatttttttatttgtaaagtcatgactgaaagttaataatttttttattgtaAAGTTCTCAATCAAGcagaattttttttatattgtcATAGTTCAAAGTATTACACCTGCAATTATATATCATAATTTGATAATTTCTGAGAGTAAAATATTGAACCTAGTAAAAATTCTGTAATATCATAATTTTAAAGTTCTTTTTTACTCATTTTACAAGTGCAAATTTATAAACCTAGCTGTACACAGTTTATAGTATCATAGTTCAAATTTTTTCCACCATTACAAAGTTTTGCAATATGATTAACACTGTAGTACAAAAGTTTCTCATCTCTTATTAaaagatattttatttttctgagTATGAATTGTTAAAGCTATATGTACCAAGTTTTCTCATCTCTtgttaaaatattttttatttttctgagTATGAATTGTTAAAGTACCAAGTTTTATAGGGTTACAGTTCTAATTTTTAATCTAGCCTTTTTTTTACAAAAGCCCCTAATACTTTGGTTGTAAAGTTTTCAACGTAGGAGTATAAAGTTTACAATGTCGTATTTCAAAGTTTGCTGTCTAGGATTATAAATTTTATACTGTAACATCCCATAAACTTTATAAATGTTAAAAACTTTGAACCACCTTATAAACTTATACTACTTGCTTCAAAGCTTTAGGATTTTAAAACTCTACACCTAATttcataaattttattttatctcATTTTAAACTTTCTACTAAGATGCTATggactttatatatatatctaaattAACAttttataatagcaaactttaCACTCCAAGTTTTGAAACTTTGTATTCTGATATTGGAAACTTTTATAATTTTACATGCAAAACTttatcatctatatttaatttcaAAAACTCTTTAATAGCGcatttttgaaacttttttacTGATAGGCTACTAGTTTGTGtcaactttttttttaacttccCATCCAAAGATTCTAATGTCATAGTGTTTATATTTCCAAATGTAAtctattttatcttttttttccaaaaaaacagCTTTGACTGTGGTATCTATGTGATGAAGTTTATGGAGCTTTGGGATGGCAGGAAATTGCATTTGCATGACTTATCCATGGtttgtactttttttttttgcttttacaCATTTATGTTTATTCTTTCTAATTTTTTACCCATTTCTTATGGGCAACACAGCTGACAAGtgcatatcttttttttttcaaaaataaacaATATGCTACCTCTGTGCTCGATTGTGAAGGAGGATACCAACACATATCGTCAGAAGATTGCAAATTACATTCTGAGACACCCAAAGAATTTAAAAACAACTGCTGCTGTGAAGAAGTTTATAAGTTCAGACACATAAATCTCCTCAGGTACATAACATATTATGGACAAACTCATTATGCCTGTTTTTCTTTCAGTCATTATAATTCACCCACTACTTCCTTGTTGCCTAATCCAATTCATCCACTTAATACAGCCATCTAGACAAAAATGCAGTATACATATATGACTGATATTATGTTTTACTGTTCAGGTTTAAAAATGCAAACTGCAAGGTGTTCAACTCAACGATTTCAGAAGGAAATGGAGATTTCCTAGTTCCAGCAACTCAACCTCACTCTCtcttatctatatatatatacacactctCAGTCAGCTTGTAACAGATTTTTcttagaaaatgttagtgggaAAAATATCAAAATGGTGATGTCTGGGTAGAACTCAAAATAACAATAATATGCGTTTTTTTTAATCTATGATGTTCCAAATACTTTTTGGCTCATTCAAAAATAAATGTTCAATAAAAACTATGATGTTCCAAATACATTTTGGCTCAATGAATTTGTAAAATGTTTTGTGCTCAAGTGAGgccagatttttcaaagatctaATATCGTGGTtgccctttttttttaaaaaaaaacacatcACGCTCATTATCCTAGCATTAAGTCTGAGGCCCACAATACAGTgtcttctttttctccctcacCGTTTAATTTTTCCCCACCTCTCAATTTCTcaccatatatataaaaaagcccGAACTGTCCCTAAAAAAAGCCCAGACTGTTATCGTCTACCTAATCGGCCTCCCGgctttgttaaaaaaaaaatcggcCTCCCCACCGTGATCAGTGTGGGGCGACGCGGAGTTTGGCAAAAACTGTTTGGCAAATCTAAGTAAAAAGGATGGCAAGTCAAGTCAAATATTTGATGATTGCCAAAACTTAACAAAACCTCTTGTGCGCAAAGTTTCTTGTATACGGTGAAAAGTTTATTGTTTATCAATGGAAAGTTTCCTGCGCTAATAGAAAGTTTTATACTGGTGAAATGGAAAGTTTCCTGCGCTCTTTCTTGTCTGCGCTAATAGAAAGTTTTATACCGGTGAAACGTTTATTGTTTACCAATAGAAAGTTTCTGTGCACCAGTGCAAAGTTTCCTTCAAACAATGTCGGCCGGTCTGTGCCAGGAACAACGAGGGGACGACGGGCAGAAGTTTCACTTGCCGCCCGGGAAAGGGAAAGAAGAAGAGGGATCACGCGTTGGCAAGCGAGTCCGGCAGCCGCTCATAAATTTGCCAAGCGTGTTAATTTGCTTTGCCAAACACGGTTGGAGATGCATTTTTGCTCATTTTGCCATTTTTTTTTGCCAACGAGATGCTCTAACTCCACAGTGCTCCCGCGCTCGGCACTCAAAAAAAAACTCGTCCTTTTGTCACAAACAGAGAGTTCTAGAAACCGGCCCTCCCCACCTCCCACAACCCGGCCCGGCTCGGCGCTCCCCTTACCAGCCGCCGCCTCCGCTGCCACCCCCGCCCATCGCGCGACCGTCCGTCGTCTCTCAACGGATCCGGCGAGGACGCGTCTCCTCCGGCCGCTTGGACGTACGGGGAGCTCGCGGAGTCTCCACTCCCGGCTAGCTTCGCGGCTCCTCCCCTCTGGATAGGAGAACTTCACATCTCCGCGAAGCGGCGAGCCCCGGCCTCTCCACGCCTGCCCCGGCCTGCGACCTCGCGAACAGCCATCCGCGCGCCCGCCTCTGCAGCTCGCCGTCGCCCTCCACGAACCGACATCCGCCCACGCCGCCCACTTCTGGATCTCACACTCGCCCTCTGTGGAACCGCTGTCCGCCCTCGCCCGCAGCAGTACACGAGCATCAGGGACGAGGAAACTGCCTTGTTCTTTGCCTGCTCCGACATCGCCGTTGTCGCCACGACGCAGAACACCGAGCGGCTCCAAAGTACGCAGCATCGGCATCTCCCTGTTTTACCAAGTAGTACCACTGTTTTTACAACTAAGTTACTCAATTTGCTCGCTATTTGCAGCAATCTACGGCAACGAACAAAAGGCGGTGGTTATTGGTGTTAGTGGTGGCTGTTGCCTACGCACAGAGAGCCCTTTCTGAATGGTATGCTTTTGCTTTGTGATATACGTGACTAGCTAGGTACTCTTACATGACCGATCGAGTTGTATCATGGTCCCTAAAAACCTTACTAAAATTTATTTTGTAGGATTTTGATAACGGGCGCGCACCATCATCTGCCGACGTAGAATCTAATTACAATGCATCAGATGAGGGAGGGAGTAGTGATGCTAATGCAGAGGGCCAATATGGACATGATACTGCAGGGGAGCAAGAGAGTGAGGTGCAGGCATCTCAACCTCCAGGTTGCCGCCGGAGAAACA is a window from the Sorghum bicolor cultivar BTx623 chromosome 5, Sorghum_bicolor_NCBIv3, whole genome shotgun sequence genome containing:
- the LOC110435513 gene encoding ubiquitin-like-specific protease ESD4 isoform X3; translation: MDAIKALVPLGAPKSETIVQIGRYHVDATLFGDSFRRRHRVGTFVMNVFCEALNTDYKANPDLKPSKCFLTSDVVDKLCTQTFEVSAYNSYLSSRVIGFSINKFNMVMIPVCKFEHWWLIVANIRDNRFDILNSLEMDGTTSKMTNEICDNFRKLYRHNFGKVFDKLSLPIQVQPAPQQKTGFDCGIYVMKFMELWDGRKLHLHDLSMEDTNTYRQKIANYILRHPKNLKTTAAVKKFISSDT
- the LOC110435513 gene encoding uncharacterized protein LOC110435513 isoform X2; this translates as MLVHVLPRVVERQVKSCYICTLFAGDKGSQKSLQYMELYYGPWRREVGKGSEEKEECTWSSLLGTNSRAPILAAASCLAASSRCVLSRCETIVQIGRYHVDATLFGDSFRRRHRVGTFVMNVFCEALNTDYKANPDLKPSKCFLTSDVVDKLCTQTFEVSAYNSYLSSRVIGFSINKFNMVMIPVCKFEHWWLIVANIRDNRFDILNSLEMDGTTSKMTNEICDNFRKLYRHNFGKVFDKLSLPIQVQPAPQQKTGRIPTHIVRRLQITF
- the LOC110435513 gene encoding ubiquitin-like-specific protease ESD4 isoform X1 gives rise to the protein MLVHVLPRVVERQVKSCYICTLFAGDKGSQKSLQYMELYYGPWRREVGKGSEEKEECTWSSLLGTNSRAPILAAASCLAASSRCVLSRCETIVQIGRYHVDATLFGDSFRRRHRVGTFVMNVFCEALNTDYKANPDLKPSKCFLTSDVVDKLCTQTFEVSAYNSYLSSRVIGFSINKFNMVMIPVCKFEHWWLIVANIRDNRFDILNSLEMDGTTSKMTNEICDNFRKLYRHNFGKVFDKLSLPIQVQPAPQQKTGFDCGIYVMKFMELWDGRKLHLHDLSMEDTNTYRQKIANYILRHPKNLKTTAAVKKFISSDT